One Mytilus trossulus isolate FHL-02 chromosome 5, PNRI_Mtr1.1.1.hap1, whole genome shotgun sequence DNA segment encodes these proteins:
- the LOC134718088 gene encoding uncharacterized protein F54H12.2-like — MALLTSQNNFTEAIPSQLEVFEIPPYQLGVESISYEECRPTSQVTADNPIEFNLCAQNGLEYIDLRRSKLYVKLRVKHSNGDNIAIDSKVAPVNGFFYALFSQVDCYLQGSLIASSNTNYSYKCMMKTILDYGQDAKASQLTGALFYKDRSGHMDSFDTNTGLYERKKLIGNSKSLDMEGMLFHDLFEMDRYLMNMVDVKLKLFRSKPSFCLMSSEDDADYDVVIEDIVVKVCKIKVNPAIIFAHSEALKSTNAKYPYTKTVMKHITLMMGSTNAVLENIFQDVKPKRIIMGLTSTNAVNGDYQLNPWNFQHFDLQQITLYCDGVPVDGIPLKLQFNEDRGATNVAAYVKMFENCGKWGGDAGNEITRSDFNNGYRRV, encoded by the coding sequence ATGGCTTTACTAACATCACAGAACAACTTCACCGAAGCTATTCCTTCACAATTAGAAGTTTTCGAGATACCTCCATACCAGTTAGGAGTTGAATCAATTTCGTATGAAGAATGTCGTCCTACATCACAAGTAACAGCCGACAACCCAATAGAATTTAATCTGTGTGCTCAGAACGGACTAGAATACATTGACCTTAGACGATCGAAACTGTATGTTAAGTTGCGTGTTAAACATAGCAATGGAGACAATATCGCTATAGATTCGAAGGTGGCACCAGTAAATGGATTTTTCTATGCACTTTTTTCTCAAGTCGACTGTTACCTACAAGGTTCACTGATAGCATCCAGTAATACCAACTACTCGTACAAATGCATGATGAAAACGATACTCGATTATGGACAAGATGCAAAAGCATCACAATTAACAGGTGCGTTGTTTTATAAGGACAGAAGTGGACACATGGACTCTTTTGACACTAACACGGGTCTTTACGAAAGGAAAAAACTGATAGGTAATTCTAAGAGCCTTGATATGGAGGGAATGTTGTTTCACGATCTCTTTGAAATGGATCGTTACTTAATGAATATGGTAGACGTTAAATTGAAACTTTTCAGAAGTAAACCGAGTTTCTGTCTAATGTCGAGCGAAGACGATGCTGACTATGATGTTGTCATTGAAGATATTGTCGTTAAAGTGTGTAAAATTAAGGTCAATCCGGCAATCATTTTTGCTCATTCGGAAGCATTGAAATCAACAAATGCTAAATATCCCTATACAAAAACAGTAATGAAACATATCACTCTCATGATGGGTAGTACGAATGCAGTGTTGGAGAACATTTTCCAAGACGTGAAACCAAAACGAATCATCATGGGTCTAACTTCGACAAACGCCGTGAACGGTGATTATCAACTTAATCCGTggaattttcaacattttgacTTGCAACAAATAACTTTGTACTGTGATGGAGTTCCTGTAGATGGAATTCCTTTGAAACTACAATTTAACGAAGACCGGGGTGCAACAAATGTTGCAGCGTAcgttaaaatgtttgaaaactgTGGAAAGTGGGGCGGAGATGCGGGGAATGAAATAACTAGATCGGACTTCAACAATGGATATAGGCGagtgtaa